The following are from one region of the Marinomonas sp. CT5 genome:
- a CDS encoding helix-turn-helix domain-containing protein: MVKSIDSVTRAMQVLEILKKTPQSLTLSELQHYTSINKATLLRILKTLMMNGWVIRSLNESRYSVSSSVLENIRPKSLEARLAEAANPTLEKLYYKLNWPSDITVRDGDRMKLIETTRDRNSFLTVKLSQCRPEFLYSGVGRCYLSFCEDWEREEIIKKLKNLKTKEGKLAQDTEWINQLVIQTRLLGYGVRQSSYYNHRNNSGMLIEAIAVPIKKHNKKLIGCLSLAWSSDSLKKAEIENKILFQLKEAAEEISNRMP, encoded by the coding sequence ATGGTAAAATCAATTGATTCTGTCACTAGGGCAATGCAGGTATTAGAGATTCTAAAGAAAACGCCTCAATCACTTACTCTTTCCGAGCTTCAACACTACACAAGTATAAACAAAGCGACATTGTTGAGAATTTTAAAAACATTAATGATGAACGGTTGGGTAATAAGATCACTTAATGAAAGTAGGTATAGCGTATCTTCTTCGGTTTTAGAGAATATTCGACCTAAGTCTCTAGAAGCACGTTTAGCTGAGGCCGCAAACCCAACATTAGAAAAACTTTATTATAAATTAAACTGGCCCTCTGATATTACTGTAAGAGATGGGGACAGAATGAAGTTAATTGAAACAACACGTGATAGAAATTCTTTTCTCACAGTAAAACTTTCTCAATGCCGACCTGAATTCTTATATTCAGGTGTTGGCCGTTGTTATTTATCATTTTGTGAAGATTGGGAAAGAGAAGAAATAATAAAAAAACTCAAAAACTTAAAAACGAAAGAGGGTAAACTTGCTCAAGATACTGAATGGATAAACCAACTAGTTATTCAAACTAGGCTACTAGGTTATGGTGTTCGACAATCATCTTATTACAATCATAGAAATAATAGTGGCATGCTTATAGAAGCTATTGCAGTACCCATTAAAAAGCATAATAAAAAATTGATCGGATGCCTTTCTTTAGCTTGGTCATCAGATAGTTTAAAAAAAGCAGAAATAGAGAATAAAATACTATTTCAACTTAAAGAAGCGGCAGAAGAAATATCAAATCGAATGCCATAA